One Alnus glutinosa chromosome 3, dhAlnGlut1.1, whole genome shotgun sequence genomic region harbors:
- the LOC133863331 gene encoding uncharacterized protein LOC133863331: MYRGRKKAEKKIYGGLGEQYGRLWDYCETLRRTNPGSCVMVKVERPNPNLPAKFQRLYLSLGLVPSFDVVMPMADHRICVRHLYANFRDKGFPGVALKELLWNAALSYTEVDFRFQMEEIKKVNPDAFDYLDKIDPSGWSRAWFSDHSKCDLLVNNTCECFNSYILKARDKPILTMLEMIRKQLMRRYQLKRDGIAKLKGKLCPRIVEKLEAIGESASDCLSRFAGDGIFEVEQGRRQYAVDLRRRTCGCRKWEVTGIPCAHAHSAITFHGHKPEDYVDPCYSIEMYKKAYAPIIYPMPSEE; the protein is encoded by the exons ATGTATAGGGGTAGGAAGAAGGCAGAAAAGAAGATATACGGTGGTCTGGGTGAACAGTATGGCAGGCTGTGGGATTACTGTGAGACTTTAAGGCGTACTAACCCAGGTAGCTGTGTAATGGTGAAGGTTGAAAGACCAAACCCTAATTTGCCTGCTAAGTTTCAGAGACTCTACTTGTCCCTT GGTCTTGTGCCAAGTTTTGATGTTGTTATGCCAATGGCGGATCACCGAATCTGTGTAAGGCATTTATATGCCAACTTTCGAGATAAAGGATTTCCGGGGGTGGCCTTGAAGGAATTGTTGTGGAATGCAGCATTGTCTTATACTGAGGTCGACTTCAGATTCCAGATGGAAGAGATTAAGAAAGTCAATCCTGATGCCTTTGACTACCTAGACAAGATTGACCCCAGCGGATGGTCAAGAGCATGGTTCAGCGACCATTCTAAATGTGACCTCCTTGTCAACAATACATGCGAGTGTTTCAACTCATACATCCTGAAGGCACGTGACAAGCCAATTCTGACAATGCTTGAGATGATTAGGAAGCAGCTCATGAGAAGGTACCAACTTAAAAGAGATGGCATCGCCAAATTGAAGGGTAAGTTGTGCCCTAGAATTGTTGAGAAGCTTGAGGCCATTGGTGAGTCTGCATCGGACTGCCTATCCCGTTTTGCTGGTGATGGCATATTTGAAGTAGAGCAGGGAAGAAGGCAATATGCTGTGGATTTGAGGAGGAGGACATGTGGTTGCAGAAAGTGGGAGGTGACTGGGatcccatgtgcacatgcacATTCTGCCATAACATTTCATGGGCATAAACCGGAGGATTATGTAGATCCATGTTATAGCATTGAGATGTATAAGAAGGCTTATGCTCCCATCATATATCCAATGCCTAGTGAGGAATAG